CTGGGTCGGGGCGCGATGGGCATTGTTTATCTTGGCTTTGATCCGCGAATTGCGCGGCAGGTGGCGATCAAAACCCTGAACTACGGTCAGTTTCAACCGCGCGAGCTGGAAAATATCAAATCCCGGTTTTTTCGCGAAGCGGAAGCCGCTGGCCGTTTAACGCATCCGAGCATTGTTTCGGTCTACGATGTGGGTGAAGAAAGCGATCTGGCTTTTATTGCCATGGATTATGTGGAAGGTAAAGCGCTCAACGCTTTCATCGACCCCAATTGCCTGTTACCTGTATTTGAGGTGTATCGAATTATTGCCGACGTTGCCGTCGCGTTAGAATACGCTCACAACAGCAATATTGTGCATCGCGATATCAAACCCGGAAATATCATTTACAACCCATCGCCCTACCAGGTGAAAGTGACGGATTTTGGTATTGCACGGTTGATGGACGACTCTAAAACCAATACCGGTGAAATTCTTGGCAGCCCGCTTTATATGTCGCCAGAGCAGCTCAAGGGCAAGCGAGTTAACGCGACTGCTGATGTGTTCAGTCTTGGCGTAACGTTCTATCAATTGTTGTGTGGTCAATTGCCGTTCAGTGGGGACAATCTTGCCAGCCTAACCTACGAAATTATTCACGGTAAACACAAGGGGGTGCGTACGGTTCGTAAAGATTTACCCTCCAGTGCGTCGCGAATAACCAATCAATGTTTGCAAAAAGAAGCTCAAGACCGCTACGAAAGTGCGGGCGAATTGGCGTTAGTGCTCAAAAAAGCGATTAAACGTGATTTTGCGCACGAAGCGCGAAAAGCGGGTTATCTATAGTGGAACCAAAGCGGAATAACTGAATAAACGCGGGAGGTGAATTGAGATGGCAATACTGGCGCAACTGGTCGACGATGTCGTAGTACACAAATTCGAGTTAGATAAAGAAGCGTTATCTTTGGGGCGGCATCCAGAAAACGATATCGTAATCGACGACTCAGCCGTAAGCTCACAACATGCAAAAATTCTTCAAATTCCCAATGAATATTTTCCAGAGTACAAAGAATTTTTTTTGGAAGATAGTGGTAGCACTAACGGGACCTACATCAATGATTTACGCTTGCAAGGTAAAAAGCGCTTGCACCACAATGATGTAATTCGCCTTGCGTGGAACCGTTTTAAATTTATCGACGATAAAGAAGCCGATATGGAAAAAACAGTTCAAATGCTTAATAAAACCATCTAAAAAATAAGGCGCCGAATGGGCGCCTCTTGGTCGATGTTAACTGTTTTAATTAAGCCGATACCGCTTCCTTTACTTCCTGTTGTGTGTCCTGATCGTCTCTGGTAATTGATTTTTTCGCTTCGTCTTTGGGTTCCGGGTCACCATGTTCATATTCTGCGAGGAACGACAGCAATTCTTCCCGGTATCGATAATAATCGGGATGTTCAAGCAGTTGTTTGCGGGTGCGGGGTCGCGGCAAATCAACTTCCATAATTTTACCCACTTTAGCGTTCGGGCCATTGGTCATCATAACGACTCGGTCGGCCAGCAAAATAGCTTCATCGACGTCGTGGGTTACACAAATTGCAGTCACCTGGGTACGTTTCCAAACTTCCATTAATACTTCCTGCAGTTCCCAGCGAGTGAGTGAGTCGAGCATGCCGAAAGGTTCGTCGAGCAGCAACAACTTGGGTGATAACGCAAAGGCACGTGCGATACCAACACGTTGTTTCATACCATTCGACAATTCAGCTGCTTTTTTATCCATTGCGTCTGCCAGGCCAACACGCGACAGATAATAATCTACAATTTCTTTGCGATCCTTGCGAGAACCATGGGGATAAACGCGTTGCACACCAAGTTCAACATTCTGCCTGGCGGTTAACCAGGGGAACAGGCTGGGCGCCTGAAATACCACCCCGCGATCGGGACCCGCAGTGGTTACCTCTTTGTTATCGAGAATAATACCGCCGCCGGATATAGAGTTAAGGCCGGCTACCATACTAAGCACTGTTGATTTACCGCATCCCGAGTGGCCGATTAGCGAAATAAACTCGCCTTTTCTCATGCGTAAATCGAAGTTGTCCACCACCGTTAAAGGGCCTTTCGGGGTGGGGTATATTTTGGTGATCTGCGAAAACTCTACGTAGCGATCCAGTGTGCGCGGGTTTGCTTCTGCTGCTTTTTTAGCTGCATCATTTGGGAGTTCTGGTGCAGCTAACTTAGCTTTTTTAGCGCTTTCGATGGG
The DNA window shown above is from Alteromonadaceae bacterium 2753L.S.0a.02 and carries:
- a CDS encoding FHA domain-containing protein; the protein is MAILAQLVDDVVVHKFELDKEALSLGRHPENDIVIDDSAVSSQHAKILQIPNEYFPEYKEFFLEDSGSTNGTYINDLRLQGKKRLHHNDVIRLAWNRFKFIDDKEADMEKTVQMLNKTI
- a CDS encoding nitrate/nitrite transport system ATP-binding protein codes for the protein MAIFEFKNVHKNYGSGKNVTEVLSDINLEIEDGEFVAIVGFSGSGKTTLISTMAGLISADSGEVLFKGQAITSPSPERGVVFQNYSLMPWLTVYGNIELAVNQVFGSWPKKKRHEHIMRYVQMVGLSHATDRRPAELSGGMRQRVAVARALSMQPEMILLDEPLSALDALTRSKLQDEIETISQQEKKTIVLITNDVDEAILLADRVIPLNPGPRASLGPEFKINIPRPRDRTAMNHDEEFKFLRKSITEYLMKVGMEAGETDDSLVLPDIQPNTATPIESAKKAKLAAPELPNDAAKKAAEANPRTLDRYVEFSQITKIYPTPKGPLTVVDNFDLRMRKGEFISLIGHSGCGKSTVLSMVAGLNSISGGGIILDNKEVTTAGPDRGVVFQAPSLFPWLTARQNVELGVQRVYPHGSRKDRKEIVDYYLSRVGLADAMDKKAAELSNGMKQRVGIARAFALSPKLLLLDEPFGMLDSLTRWELQEVLMEVWKRTQVTAICVTHDVDEAILLADRVVMMTNGPNAKVGKIMEVDLPRPRTRKQLLEHPDYYRYREELLSFLAEYEHGDPEPKDEAKKSITRDDQDTQQEVKEAVSA